From a region of the Apibacter sp. B3706 genome:
- a CDS encoding site-specific integrase, with translation MDSLSLRFIFDRKNEIKNKGKETGLLHIEVRQNKTINRIFISTGIRLKPSEFTSKNGFTCKNHPNASAITAKAHRIFRNIEAFVLSENCNSLEDAKNWNKDESLTHSIVEFIYSELKRRDPSLSVIEYNKSFLRRLEDFGKIKVFADLTYKNLLDFDEYLRQFIKSSPTLYKRHSLFKGYINEAIKRGLCKSNPYDLFKISKGKSKKPVFLTPNEVDCIYLFEFDNPKIDRVRELFLFQCYTGMSYADTQLFNSEYIVELDGYKVIRSNRKKTDESFISLLLPEAERVLKKFDYKLPKISNQKYNDYLKIVGEYVGLTKKLTSHVARHTFATYLLNKSMPIETVSRALGHSNLKQTQHYAKMLGKKVVDDMKKLIE, from the coding sequence ATGGATAGCTTATCATTACGCTTTATATTCGACAGGAAAAATGAAATTAAGAATAAAGGTAAAGAAACCGGGCTATTACATATTGAAGTAAGGCAGAACAAAACCATAAACCGTATATTTATATCTACAGGCATTAGATTAAAACCATCTGAATTTACATCCAAAAACGGATTTACCTGCAAAAACCATCCTAATGCATCTGCTATAACCGCTAAGGCTCATCGAATATTTAGGAATATTGAGGCATTTGTTTTATCGGAAAACTGCAATTCCTTAGAAGATGCCAAAAACTGGAATAAAGATGAATCTTTAACCCATTCAATAGTTGAATTTATTTATTCTGAATTAAAACGGCGCGATCCGTCTTTATCTGTCATAGAATATAATAAATCGTTTTTGAGAAGGCTTGAAGACTTTGGAAAAATTAAAGTATTTGCTGATTTAACCTACAAAAATTTATTAGACTTTGATGAGTATTTAAGACAGTTTATTAAATCTTCCCCTACTCTTTACAAACGTCATAGTTTGTTTAAGGGATATATTAATGAGGCGATTAAAAGGGGACTTTGTAAATCTAATCCCTACGATTTATTTAAAATTTCAAAAGGTAAGTCTAAGAAGCCTGTATTTTTAACTCCTAATGAAGTTGACTGTATTTATTTATTTGAATTTGATAACCCTAAAATTGACAGAGTCAGAGAGTTATTTTTATTTCAATGTTATACCGGTATGTCATATGCCGACACTCAACTATTCAATAGTGAATATATCGTTGAACTGGACGGGTATAAAGTTATTCGGTCTAATAGAAAAAAGACCGATGAAAGTTTTATATCATTACTTTTACCGGAAGCCGAAAGGGTGTTAAAAAAATTTGATTATAAACTACCTAAAATAAGCAATCAAAAATATAATGATTATTTAAAAATAGTTGGTGAATATGTCGGACTTACTAAAAAACTTACCAGTCACGTTGCTCGTCATACTTTTGCCACGTATTTACTTAATAAAAGTATGCCTATTGAAACAGTAAGCAGAGCTTTAGGCCATTCTAATTTAAAACAGACACAACACTACGCTAAAATGTTGGGTAAAAAAGTGGTTGATGATATGAAAAAATTGATAGAGTGA
- a CDS encoding DUF4197 family protein, which yields MNYTFYSKIGLLFIFILSFQLCICQKRSTNHLAALHAVKKILTASTNQSFSVLKDTGSFLINTKMEEALPDELKDINTKLETLGLSSIVESEKQNIGKAAQSSVNLFKPIINSAIKDITPLEAAKIIAGGKGAATQYLKRKTEAKLFEAIQPEVENELNSSGVTALVNSALNNKTIQNALAMITGNPASTTEKESNSIAKYATSQIVNGFFQVAEEYEVKNSNLSTDLIKSLVK from the coding sequence ATGAATTATACATTTTATTCTAAAATTGGATTGCTTTTTATTTTTATATTGAGTTTTCAACTATGTATCTGTCAAAAAAGATCAACCAATCATTTAGCCGCCTTACATGCCGTAAAAAAAATTTTAACTGCCAGTACCAATCAAAGTTTTTCTGTACTAAAAGATACAGGTTCATTTCTAATCAATACAAAAATGGAAGAAGCCTTACCCGATGAACTTAAGGATATTAATACAAAACTCGAAACCTTAGGCTTATCGAGTATTGTTGAAAGTGAAAAGCAAAACATCGGAAAAGCAGCTCAATCTTCAGTTAATTTATTTAAGCCTATCATTAATTCTGCAATTAAAGACATCACGCCTTTAGAAGCTGCTAAAATTATAGCCGGAGGAAAGGGAGCAGCTACTCAATATTTGAAAAGGAAAACGGAAGCGAAACTTTTTGAAGCAATACAACCCGAGGTTGAAAATGAATTAAACAGCAGTGGAGTAACCGCATTGGTTAATTCCGCATTAAACAACAAAACAATTCAAAATGCCTTAGCCATGATTACCGGAAACCCTGCTTCAACAACCGAAAAAGAATCTAATTCGATTGCTAAGTACGCAACTAGTCAAATTGTTAATGGATTTTTTCAAGTAGCAGAAGAATATGAAGTAAAAAATTCCAATCTTTCTACAGATCTTATTAAATCGTTAGTTAAATAA
- the uvrC gene encoding excinuclease ABC subunit UvrC: MSLELQLKTLPNKPGIYQFFDENQKILYVGKAKNLKKRVSSYFNKEHVGKTKVLVSKIKNLKITIVDTEYDALLLENNLIKEFQPRYNIRLKDDKTYPCICIKNEPFPRVFLTRKLIKDGSEYYGPYSSVVVAKALLELIKSIYPLRSCNLDLTQEKIESHKFSVCLEYHIHNCLGPCEEYQTLEDYLENIKEIRDIIKGNISEPLASLRKKMMQYSDKMEYEKAQQIKEKLDILEKYQAKSTVISPTISNVDVFGITSDESAAYVNYFKIVKGRIIQSYTTEIKKQLDESDEEILQKSIIEIREKFNSVSKIIYIPFPVDIKIPDVKLYIPKIGDKKKILDLSERNAKEYRLEMLKQVKIVDPERHSNRIMAEMKTLLHLPEEPRLIEGFDNSNIQGTNPVSACVVFRNGRPSKKEYRIFNVKTVEGPNDFATMEEVIYRRYKRQLEENNELPQLILIDGGKGQLSSAYKSLELLGLAGKIPIIGIAKRLEELYFPHDSIPLYLDKTSETLKVLQKVRDEAHRYGITRHRNKRSKKTFTTELETIPGIGKKTIEILLNHFKSVSAIRQASEDEIQKLIGDKRTSIIVNYFKTDK, translated from the coding sequence ATGTCATTAGAACTTCAGTTAAAAACATTACCTAACAAACCGGGAATTTATCAGTTTTTTGATGAAAACCAGAAAATTTTATATGTTGGAAAAGCTAAAAACTTAAAAAAAAGGGTTTCATCCTATTTCAACAAAGAACATGTAGGTAAAACTAAAGTTTTAGTTTCAAAAATTAAAAATTTAAAAATTACGATTGTTGATACTGAATACGATGCCTTATTGTTGGAAAATAATCTGATTAAAGAATTTCAGCCGCGATATAATATTCGTTTAAAGGATGATAAAACCTATCCTTGTATATGCATTAAAAATGAACCCTTTCCAAGAGTTTTTTTAACCAGAAAATTAATAAAAGACGGTTCTGAATACTATGGACCCTATAGTTCCGTAGTAGTAGCCAAAGCACTGTTAGAGTTAATAAAAAGTATCTATCCCTTACGAAGTTGTAATTTAGATTTAACTCAAGAAAAAATTGAATCACATAAATTTTCCGTTTGTCTGGAATATCATATCCATAATTGTTTAGGTCCCTGTGAGGAATATCAAACGCTTGAAGATTATTTAGAAAATATCAAAGAAATACGGGATATTATCAAAGGTAATATATCCGAGCCTTTAGCATCCTTACGAAAAAAAATGATGCAGTATTCTGATAAAATGGAATACGAAAAAGCACAGCAAATAAAAGAAAAATTAGATATTTTAGAAAAATATCAAGCGAAATCAACTGTTATTTCACCCACTATATCCAATGTGGATGTATTCGGTATTACTTCCGATGAATCGGCTGCTTATGTTAATTATTTTAAAATTGTAAAAGGTAGAATCATTCAATCCTATACAACTGAAATAAAAAAACAGTTGGATGAATCCGATGAAGAAATATTACAAAAAAGTATAATTGAAATACGAGAAAAATTCAATTCAGTATCTAAAATCATTTATATTCCTTTTCCTGTAGATATAAAAATACCGGATGTAAAATTATATATTCCTAAAATAGGGGATAAAAAGAAAATATTAGATTTATCTGAAAGAAATGCCAAAGAGTATAGGTTAGAAATGCTAAAACAGGTTAAAATTGTAGATCCCGAACGACATTCCAACCGAATTATGGCTGAAATGAAAACGCTTTTACATTTACCGGAAGAACCACGATTAATTGAAGGTTTTGATAATTCCAATATACAAGGAACCAATCCGGTTTCTGCCTGTGTTGTCTTCCGCAACGGCAGACCGAGTAAAAAAGAGTATCGTATTTTTAATGTTAAAACAGTAGAAGGACCTAATGACTTTGCTACTATGGAGGAGGTAATATATCGCAGATACAAAAGGCAATTAGAAGAAAATAACGAATTACCTCAACTTATACTAATTGACGGAGGAAAAGGTCAGTTAAGCTCTGCCTATAAATCATTGGAATTACTGGGATTGGCGGGAAAAATACCTATTATCGGGATCGCCAAAAGGTTGGAAGAACTCTATTTTCCCCATGATTCCATCCCTTTATATTTGGATAAAACTTCAGAAACCCTAAAAGTGCTGCAAAAAGTTCGAGATGAGGCGCACAGGTATGGAATAACGAGGCACAGAAATAAAAGAAGTAAAAAAACATTCACGACTGAACTGGAAACAATACCCGGAATTGGAAAAAAAACCATTGAAATACTTTTAAATCACTTTAAATCCGTATCAGCCATAAGACAGGCTAGCGAAGATGAAATTCAAAAGCTTATTGGAGATAAAAGAACTTCAATAATCGTAAATTATTTTAAAACGGATAAATAA
- a CDS encoding GH3 auxin-responsive promoter family protein produces MVSGIVNTFIQWYVKKRVKQMEVFINNPEDTQNAVLTALLYKAKDTEYGKKYKFNQITSYKDFKNQVPLVHYEDFEPFITRARKGEKNVIWPGIIQWFAKSSGTTNAKSKFIPITEDSLQECHYKAGKDLFSMYAFHNPNTKIFQCKNLRLGGTRENYAGFDSKYGDLSAVLIDNLPFWAEWKSTPNKEVSLLKDWEIKLPAIVEQVITQDVGSFTGVPSWMMVLLRKVLEATDKKYIDELWPNVECFFHGGISFTPYVEQYASIFSKPINYYEIYNASEGYFAMQDTNESKDMLLMLDYGIFYEFIPMDEFYSDNPTVISIEDVKLDTNYALVITTNGGLWRYIIGDTVKFVSKNPYRIRVTGRTKFYINAFGEELMVENAEKALKEAEKETQAIISEYTAGPIFMKGKEKGSHEWIIEFARQPNSMEKFTEILDNELQKLNSDYEAKRYNNMTLTMPKVHSARPHLFYDWMKQRGKLGGQNKIPRLANDREYLDSLLNLNHK; encoded by the coding sequence ATGGTATCAGGAATTGTAAATACCTTTATCCAGTGGTATGTAAAGAAAAGGGTTAAGCAAATGGAAGTGTTCATTAATAATCCTGAAGATACCCAAAATGCCGTATTAACAGCTCTTTTATATAAGGCAAAAGATACCGAATACGGGAAAAAATATAAGTTTAATCAAATAACTTCATATAAGGATTTCAAAAATCAAGTTCCATTAGTACATTATGAAGATTTCGAACCTTTTATAACGAGAGCAAGAAAAGGCGAAAAAAATGTTATATGGCCCGGAATAATTCAATGGTTTGCCAAATCATCCGGTACAACCAATGCTAAAAGTAAATTTATTCCAATTACTGAAGATAGCTTGCAAGAATGTCATTATAAGGCAGGAAAAGATTTATTTTCAATGTATGCTTTCCATAATCCAAATACAAAAATTTTTCAATGTAAAAATTTAAGGTTGGGAGGAACCCGAGAAAATTACGCCGGTTTCGATTCGAAATATGGAGATTTATCTGCCGTTTTAATAGATAATCTACCCTTTTGGGCAGAATGGAAAAGCACTCCAAATAAAGAAGTATCTCTTTTAAAAGATTGGGAAATCAAATTACCTGCAATTGTGGAACAAGTCATTACGCAAGATGTGGGAAGTTTTACCGGAGTTCCTTCCTGGATGATGGTATTATTACGAAAAGTATTAGAAGCCACTGATAAAAAATACATTGATGAATTATGGCCGAATGTTGAATGTTTCTTTCATGGGGGAATAAGTTTCACTCCTTATGTTGAGCAGTATGCATCCATATTTTCCAAACCGATTAATTATTATGAAATTTATAATGCTTCCGAAGGGTATTTTGCCATGCAAGATACCAATGAAAGTAAAGATATGCTCTTAATGCTCGATTATGGTATATTTTATGAGTTTATACCTATGGATGAGTTTTATTCGGATAATCCGACAGTTATATCCATTGAAGATGTAAAGTTAGACACCAATTATGCATTGGTTATAACAACTAATGGCGGATTGTGGAGATACATTATAGGTGATACGGTAAAGTTTGTTTCTAAAAATCCGTATCGAATAAGAGTTACGGGAAGAACCAAATTTTATATTAATGCATTTGGTGAAGAATTGATGGTTGAAAATGCTGAAAAAGCCTTAAAAGAGGCGGAAAAAGAAACCCAAGCGATAATATCCGAATATACGGCCGGGCCGATATTTATGAAAGGAAAAGAAAAAGGTTCGCATGAGTGGATCATAGAATTTGCACGACAACCGAATTCTATGGAAAAATTTACGGAAATTTTAGATAATGAATTGCAGAAATTAAATTCCGATTACGAAGCCAAAAGATATAATAATATGACATTAACGATGCCCAAAGTACATTCAGCAAGACCTCATCTTTTCTATGACTGGATGAAGCAAAGAGGTAAATTGGGTGGTCAAAATAAAATACCCCGTTTAGCTAATGACAGGGAATATTTGGATTCATTGCTGAACTTAAACCATAAATAA
- a CDS encoding AMP-dependent synthetase/ligase, which translates to MNFSQIILDNKVLSSKVALNFKENHEWKSYTWLEFTNLVKQTANALKSLGAKPDDKIAIYADNMPQWMILDLAILTIGAVTVPIFATLTSEQAEYIIDDANVKIILAGNEKQYTNCLKIYSKGTSLEHILVAKNFIELQSKYSYHFYDLIKDQSTDCEVVSKDKDDIASIIYTSGTTGEPKGVMLSHGNFIEACKAHESFFGFTPKNENSLVFLPLSHVFEKCWSSFVLSSGGQLSFCENPREISQFLLEVKPTTMCSVPRLFQKIYISVNEKIQSSPKFLKKLFTSSLKIGQKYSNLKRNDKKIPWFLALKYKIVDTLLFKKVKKQLGGKLRFIPVGGASISPEITEFLDCIGIHLCVGYGLTETTATVAAFPLKNYEYNSVGKPMTGVQIRIGDENEILIKGYGVFKGYYKKEKETKDAFTADGWFKTGDAGKFDENGNLIIIDRIKDLMKTSNGKYICPQPIENLLTNDNYIEKAVVVGDNKPYVTALLVPNFEALKHFAENLNIHFNSFEELISHQKIKDLFTARINHIQQHLAGFEKIKKFQLLPMDFNMDSGEITPTLKVRRKIVLEKFKFLIDDMYS; encoded by the coding sequence ATGAATTTTTCGCAAATCATACTTGATAATAAAGTATTATCTTCTAAAGTAGCCTTAAATTTTAAAGAAAATCATGAATGGAAATCGTATACTTGGTTAGAGTTTACTAATTTAGTTAAACAAACAGCCAATGCTCTAAAGTCTTTAGGTGCTAAACCTGATGACAAGATTGCCATATATGCTGATAATATGCCGCAATGGATGATTTTAGATTTAGCGATTCTTACTATTGGTGCTGTTACTGTACCGATTTTTGCTACTCTAACTTCTGAACAAGCTGAATACATCATAGATGATGCTAATGTAAAAATTATTCTTGCCGGAAATGAAAAACAATATACGAATTGTTTAAAGATCTATTCTAAAGGAACTTCTCTTGAACATATTTTAGTTGCTAAGAATTTTATTGAATTACAAAGTAAATATTCCTATCATTTTTATGATTTGATTAAAGATCAGTCAACAGACTGTGAAGTGGTTTCTAAAGATAAAGACGATATCGCTTCTATAATATATACTTCCGGAACAACCGGAGAACCTAAAGGCGTAATGCTTTCTCACGGAAATTTTATCGAAGCTTGTAAAGCTCATGAAAGTTTCTTTGGTTTTACTCCTAAAAATGAAAATTCATTAGTGTTTTTACCATTAAGTCATGTATTCGAAAAATGTTGGAGTTCTTTTGTACTTTCAAGTGGTGGACAGCTGAGCTTTTGTGAAAATCCTAGAGAAATATCACAATTTCTTTTAGAAGTGAAGCCGACAACCATGTGTTCGGTTCCTCGCCTTTTCCAAAAGATTTATATTTCTGTTAATGAAAAAATCCAAAGCAGTCCCAAATTTTTAAAGAAATTATTTACATCCTCTTTGAAAATTGGTCAAAAATACTCCAATTTAAAAAGAAACGACAAAAAAATACCTTGGTTTTTAGCCCTAAAGTATAAAATCGTTGATACACTGCTTTTCAAAAAAGTTAAGAAACAATTGGGAGGTAAACTTAGATTTATTCCTGTAGGAGGAGCTTCGATCAGTCCTGAAATAACAGAATTTTTGGATTGTATTGGAATTCATTTATGCGTGGGATATGGCTTAACTGAAACCACTGCGACTGTGGCAGCTTTTCCGTTGAAAAACTATGAGTATAATTCGGTTGGTAAGCCCATGACAGGAGTACAAATACGTATAGGCGATGAGAATGAAATTTTAATTAAAGGATACGGGGTTTTTAAAGGTTATTATAAGAAGGAAAAAGAGACTAAAGATGCTTTTACTGCCGATGGATGGTTCAAAACCGGTGATGCAGGAAAATTTGACGAAAACGGAAATTTAATTATTATTGATCGCATTAAAGATTTAATGAAAACGTCTAACGGTAAATATATTTGTCCGCAGCCGATTGAAAATCTTTTAACCAATGATAATTATATTGAGAAAGCTGTGGTTGTGGGTGATAATAAACCATATGTAACGGCCTTATTAGTACCTAACTTTGAGGCTTTAAAACATTTTGCAGAAAATTTAAATATTCATTTTAATTCTTTTGAGGAGCTTATATCTCATCAAAAAATTAAAGATTTATTCACTGCGAGAATCAATCATATTCAGCAACATTTAGCAGGATTTGAAAAAATTAAAAAATTTCAATTGCTTCCTATGGATTTTAACATGGATTCCGGTGAGATCACTCCTACTTTAAAAGTTAGACGTAAAATTGTATTGGAAAAATTTAAATTTCTAATCGATGATATGTATAGTTAA
- a CDS encoding replication-associated recombination protein A, with translation MQSPLAERMRPKTLEDYQYQNHLIGKDGPIKRMVESGNLASMIFWGPPGTGKTTLAEIIAHESQRDYYTLSAVSSGVKEVREVIEKAKNQNLFTGKSPILFIDEIHRFNKSQQDSLLQAVEKGWVVLIGATTENPSFEVVSALLSRCQVYTLYHLDKKALSNLLHRAITEDETLSQKKVIIDEEEALLQYSGGDARKLLNSLDLVVQQFSDQEEIHINNEEIKKVIQQNMALYDKGGEQHYDIISAFIKSIRGSDPNAAVYWLARMLDGGEDIKFIARRMVISASEDIGMANPTALILANNTFQAVNVIGNPEARILLSQCAIYLATSPKSNASYLAINSALAYVKETGNLPVPLPIRNAPTQLMKELNYGSGYKYAHDYPGNFVYQEFLPDQASHQSFYQPGNNPRENKLRDYLKNLWMDKYNF, from the coding sequence ATCCAGTCACCTTTAGCAGAAAGAATGCGTCCGAAAACCCTTGAGGACTATCAATATCAAAATCATTTAATAGGAAAAGACGGTCCCATTAAACGAATGGTGGAAAGTGGAAATCTGGCTTCCATGATTTTTTGGGGTCCTCCGGGAACAGGAAAAACAACTCTCGCAGAAATAATAGCCCATGAATCTCAAAGAGACTATTATACACTTAGTGCGGTAAGCTCCGGAGTTAAAGAAGTAAGAGAAGTAATAGAAAAGGCTAAAAATCAAAATTTATTTACCGGAAAAAGTCCTATTTTGTTTATTGATGAAATCCACCGATTCAACAAGTCGCAGCAAGACAGTTTATTACAAGCCGTTGAAAAAGGATGGGTCGTATTAATCGGAGCAACCACGGAAAATCCCAGTTTTGAAGTTGTATCAGCACTATTATCCAGGTGTCAGGTATATACCCTTTATCACTTAGACAAAAAAGCGTTGTCCAATTTATTGCACAGAGCTATAACAGAAGATGAAACTTTGTCCCAAAAGAAGGTAATTATAGATGAAGAAGAGGCCTTATTGCAATATTCAGGAGGCGATGCCAGAAAACTGTTAAACAGCTTGGATTTAGTTGTACAACAATTCAGTGATCAGGAGGAAATCCATATCAATAATGAAGAAATAAAAAAAGTCATTCAACAAAATATGGCTTTGTATGATAAAGGAGGAGAACAACATTACGATATCATTTCCGCCTTTATAAAGTCGATTCGAGGTTCAGATCCCAATGCAGCCGTATATTGGTTAGCTCGAATGCTGGATGGGGGAGAAGACATTAAATTTATAGCTCGAAGGATGGTTATTTCCGCTTCAGAAGATATAGGTATGGCCAATCCTACAGCTTTAATATTAGCAAATAATACCTTTCAAGCGGTAAATGTCATTGGAAATCCCGAAGCAAGAATTTTATTAAGTCAGTGTGCCATTTATTTAGCAACCTCTCCTAAATCAAATGCTTCCTATTTGGCAATAAATTCAGCCTTAGCATACGTTAAAGAAACAGGAAATTTGCCCGTTCCTTTACCAATTAGAAATGCACCCACTCAATTAATGAAAGAGCTGAATTACGGTTCAGGATATAAATATGCCCATGATTATCCGGGAAATTTTGTATATCAAGAATTTTTACCCGATCAAGCTTCTCATCAAAGTTTTTATCAACCCGGTAATAATCCAAGAGAAAACAAACTCAGAGATTATCTTAAAAATTTGTGGATGGATAAATACAATTTTTAA
- a CDS encoding M15 family metallopeptidase, with protein sequence MNKFSSRSYKNLKDIHPDLVTVMVVAIQNSPYDFTITQGLRSTQEQKELFARGRTKAGKIITYADGEKNKSNHQAKADGYGYAVDLYPYYNGSVQTGEKGEGPEVRKRLKAIAEHIKKAAKELKITVEWGGDWKMCDDPHFELKKP encoded by the coding sequence ATGAATAAATTCAGTAGCAGGAGTTATAAAAACTTAAAAGATATACATCCGGACCTGGTAACCGTAATGGTAGTGGCCATACAAAACAGTCCTTACGATTTCACCATAACTCAAGGGCTGCGGTCCACTCAAGAACAAAAAGAACTTTTTGCACGGGGGAGAACCAAGGCGGGCAAAATTATAACCTATGCCGATGGAGAGAAAAACAAGTCCAACCATCAAGCAAAGGCCGATGGTTACGGCTATGCGGTAGACTTATATCCTTATTACAATGGATCCGTACAAACAGGAGAAAAAGGAGAAGGACCGGAAGTACGAAAAAGATTAAAAGCCATAGCAGAACACATAAAAAAAGCGGCCAAAGAATTAAAAATTACAGTAGAGTGGGGGGGCGATTGGAAGATGTGCGATGACCCTCATTTTGAGCTGAAAAAACCTTAA
- a CDS encoding DUF5131 family protein produces MKTKIEWTEATWNPSTGCNKITAGCKFCYAEVMAKRLQAMGTPGYENGFEFTLMPERLELPKKIKKPTKFFVNSMSDLFHEKMPFHFLDKIFNTIRETPQHQYQILTKRENILKQYFENRTIPDNVWLGVTVEDAKTKYRIDILRKIPAKIKFLSIEPLIGSVGKLDLTNIDWVIVGGESGNKARPMNPEWAEKILTQCKEQGVAFFFKQWGTWGEDGIKRNKKINGSLLSGKEWKEMPEISKKFEKKSLTLI; encoded by the coding sequence ATGAAAACAAAAATAGAATGGACAGAGGCAACATGGAATCCTTCAACAGGTTGTAATAAAATAACAGCAGGTTGTAAATTTTGCTATGCTGAGGTAATGGCAAAAAGGTTACAAGCAATGGGAACTCCGGGATATGAAAATGGATTTGAATTTACTTTAATGCCTGAACGGTTAGAATTACCAAAAAAAATAAAGAAACCAACAAAATTTTTTGTGAACTCTATGAGTGACCTTTTCCATGAAAAAATGCCATTTCACTTTTTAGATAAAATTTTTAACACTATACGTGAAACACCTCAGCACCAATACCAAATTTTAACTAAAAGAGAAAATATATTAAAACAATATTTTGAAAATAGAACAATTCCTGATAATGTATGGCTTGGAGTAACAGTAGAAGACGCAAAAACTAAATATAGGATTGATATTTTAAGAAAAATTCCTGCTAAAATTAAATTTTTATCTATAGAGCCTCTTATAGGCTCTGTTGGTAAATTAGATTTAACAAATATTGATTGGGTTATTGTTGGTGGCGAAAGTGGAAACAAAGCAAGACCTATGAATCCTGAATGGGCAGAAAAAATCCTAACACAATGTAAAGAACAGGGTGTAGCATTCTTTTTTAAACAATGGGGAACTTGGGGAGAGGATGGAATAAAGAGAAATAAAAAGATTAATGGCAGTTTACTCTCTGGAAAAGAGTGGAAAGAAATGCCTGAAATTTCCAAAAAATTTGAAAAGAAATCATTAACATTAATATAA